The following are from one region of the Candidatus Bathyarchaeia archaeon genome:
- the pyrH gene encoding UMP kinase, translating into MKAVVKISGSVFPKSLETDLIKSYAAELRALREEGHGLIVVTGGGANARNYIRALRELGGSESHCDEIGIRVSRLNALLLISALGDAAHPLVPEDLGQLLAYFSTGKIVVMGGLQPGHSTNAVAALAAEAIRADLLVNATDVDGIYTTDPKADPFARKLDEIGARELLKMVLQGSLWAGAYELIDPVAVGIIARSKIPALVVNGMDPKNLTRALRGERIGTKIIP; encoded by the coding sequence ATGAAGGCCGTGGTCAAGATCAGCGGCTCAGTTTTCCCGAAATCCTTGGAAACGGATTTGATAAAATCATACGCAGCTGAGCTGCGAGCCCTCAGGGAGGAGGGCCACGGGCTCATTGTGGTGACCGGAGGTGGGGCGAACGCTAGGAACTATATCAGGGCATTGAGGGAGCTCGGTGGCAGCGAATCCCATTGCGATGAGATCGGCATAAGGGTTTCTAGGCTAAATGCCCTCCTCCTAATATCGGCCTTGGGGGATGCTGCCCATCCCTTAGTCCCGGAGGATTTGGGTCAGCTCCTCGCGTACTTCTCGACCGGCAAGATTGTCGTGATGGGCGGGCTCCAGCCCGGGCATTCCACCAACGCGGTCGCAGCCCTCGCGGCTGAGGCGATCCGAGCGGATCTATTGGTGAACGCCACTGATGTGGACGGCATTTACACGACCGATCCCAAGGCCGATCCCTTCGCGAGGAAGCTCGATGAGATAGGGGCCCGGGAATTGTTGAAGATGGTCCTCCAGGGTTCCCTCTGGGCTGGGGCATATGAGCTGATAGATCCGGTGGCCGTGGGGATAATAGCTAGGTCCAAAATCCCCGCCTTGGTTGTGAATGGGATGGACCCAAAGAACCTAACTAGGGCCCTAAGAGGTGAGCGGATAGGCACCAAGATAATACCTTGA
- the prf1 gene encoding peptide chain release factor aRF-1, whose translation MASERSRSIDRYRFKRLLDTLASKEGRGTEMITLYIPPGRRIHEVMANLREEYGTASNIKSRTTRKSVLDAIEKVMQRLKLFRETPPNGLVIFCGAIPQNGPGTERMETYVLEPPEPINIYYYRCDSRFHTEPLLELLKEKDVYGIIVIDSSQAVVATLEGRRLDILKELTSGIGGKHRAGGQSARRFERIREQELNDYFRRVGSHVNELLSGVERLRGILIGGPGPTKNEFLEGDYLNYELKRKVLAVVDTAYVAEQGIKEVVDKSKEILKGVRYSEERALVQRFLKEVGHDTGLASYGEGQVRDALKEGAVETLLLSEGVETLRVRIACNTCDHEEWKTLEPHELAVFESKLMAMNCAACGAQGMRILERKKLLEDFIELAEGTDAKIELISTETEEGAMLLKSFKGIAAILKYRIA comes from the coding sequence TTGGCCTCCGAAAGGAGCAGATCCATAGACAGGTACAGGTTCAAGCGCCTACTGGACACGCTGGCCTCTAAGGAGGGCAGGGGGACGGAGATGATAACCCTATACATACCCCCCGGGAGGAGGATCCACGAGGTCATGGCGAATCTTAGGGAGGAGTATGGAACGGCGTCGAACATAAAGTCGAGGACCACTAGGAAGAGCGTCCTCGACGCCATAGAGAAAGTGATGCAAAGGCTGAAGCTGTTTAGAGAAACGCCGCCGAACGGTTTGGTGATATTCTGCGGGGCAATACCGCAGAACGGGCCGGGTACGGAAAGGATGGAAACATACGTGCTCGAGCCCCCCGAGCCGATAAACATCTACTATTACAGATGCGATAGTCGGTTCCATACGGAGCCCCTCCTAGAGCTCCTGAAGGAGAAGGACGTTTATGGGATAATAGTAATAGATTCCAGCCAAGCCGTGGTGGCCACCCTCGAGGGCAGGAGGTTGGACATCTTAAAAGAGCTCACCTCGGGCATTGGCGGCAAGCATAGGGCCGGCGGACAGTCGGCTAGGAGGTTTGAGAGGATAAGGGAGCAGGAGCTGAACGATTACTTCCGGAGGGTCGGCTCCCATGTGAACGAGCTCCTATCGGGCGTAGAGAGGTTGAGGGGGATATTGATAGGAGGCCCTGGGCCCACCAAGAACGAATTCTTGGAAGGCGATTATCTCAATTATGAGCTGAAGAGAAAGGTTTTGGCGGTAGTGGATACGGCCTATGTGGCGGAGCAGGGGATCAAGGAGGTTGTGGACAAGAGCAAAGAGATCCTGAAGGGCGTTAGATACTCGGAGGAGAGGGCTCTCGTTCAACGATTCCTCAAGGAGGTCGGCCACGATACCGGCTTGGCCTCCTATGGGGAGGGTCAAGTCCGGGACGCTCTTAAGGAAGGGGCCGTTGAAACGCTCCTGCTCTCCGAGGGGGTTGAAACCCTTAGGGTGCGCATCGCCTGCAACACATGCGATCATGAGGAATGGAAGACCTTGGAGCCTCATGAGCTGGCCGTTTTCGAATCCAAGCTAATGGCGATGAATTGCGCCGCATGTGGGGCGCAGGGGATGAGGATTCTCGAGAGGAAGAAGCTCCTCGAGGATTTCATAGAGCTAGCGGAGGGTACCGACGCCAAGATAGAGCTCATATCCACCGAGACTGAGGAGGGGGCCATGCTGTTGAAGTCCTTCAAGGGGATTGCGGCGATCCTGAAGTATAGGATCGCCTAG
- a CDS encoding 30S ribosomal protein S11 produces the protein MSQEKGQERWGIAHIYSSFNNTIVHITDLSGAETIARSSGGQHVKADRLQGSPYAAMQSAAAAARVAKDKGITALHIRVRAPGGSGARTPGPGAQAAIRMLARSGFRIGRIEDVTPIPHDGTRRPGGRRGRRV, from the coding sequence ATGTCGCAGGAGAAGGGCCAAGAGCGATGGGGAATAGCCCATATATATTCATCCTTCAATAATACGATTGTTCACATAACCGATCTGAGCGGAGCCGAAACCATAGCCCGAAGCTCGGGCGGCCAGCATGTGAAGGCCGATAGGTTGCAGGGATCCCCCTACGCGGCGATGCAGTCCGCGGCCGCCGCGGCGAGGGTCGCCAAGGATAAGGGCATAACAGCCCTCCACATACGCGTGAGGGCGCCCGGGGGATCCGGAGCGAGGACCCCTGGCCCAGGGGCCCAAGCCGCCATAAGGATGCTCGCTAGGTCAGGCTTCAGGATAGGGCGCATAGAGGACGTTACCCCAATACCCCACGATGGGACGAGGAGGCCCGGGGGTAGGAGGGGCCGGAGGGTTTAA
- a CDS encoding GNAT family N-acetyltransferase, with product MWGSDFFYAALIDGDVVGYAAASRRGDLVHILSIAVLPPFRHKEVRRALLGKILNEGKAMGLKGAVL from the coding sequence TTGTGGGGCTCGGATTTCTTCTACGCAGCCTTGATCGATGGGGATGTGGTAGGTTACGCGGCCGCTTCCCGGAGGGGCGACTTGGTCCATATACTCTCCATAGCGGTCCTGCCACCCTTCAGGCATAAGGAGGTCAGAAGAGCGCTTTTGGGCAAGATCCTCAACGAAGGCAAGGCCATGGGCCTCAAGGGAGCCGTCCTTTAG
- a CDS encoding DNA-directed DNA polymerase, with protein sequence MPNVKFWLLDINDVLIDGAPVIRLWGIDDAGRRVVIYDRNFSPSFFLLVNPSEDPALILEEVRRLSREYGGILDIGLERRRYFGRERDVVRVVFKDHNSLTKGAEALSKAKGVEAVLEDDIRFSMKYMIDGDVQPCSWHEVEAREGPIESGVRIDRAYEAVSSPRAESQGDRPSLGSLAFSILCPGSRGSPRPSTDPVRGIFVKSGSGEERVFLAEGEDDSSAIESFSELIKEEDPDLIVGFGSARFDWPYLMERAKLKGIPLRVGRGGELPHRSVYGHISITGRANLDLLNLMDDIPEVKQRALSGLAEFLGVVERGEIMDPDEVELAREWRSAEGRERLREHFAKRTDVLMKCYEALLDFATALSNITGLPLDQAAAAAVGFRVDSIMMRGARMIGEIIPKRKERPHVAYKGGMVLQPKPGLHENIVVLDFKSMYPNLMMSYNISPDTYCPPGEDCGDVFEIPEVGHRFRKDKEGLYRVVLSKLMREREKIKGELRGIPRGDPSYKALAERERAVKVLLNACYGYSGWTGARWYSKEVAESAAALGRATIKRAIEVAMELGLEPIYGDTDSIFLKNDAKIEGYVRKVMRETGVEIKIDKIYKRILFMESKKRYAGLLENGDLDVVGLEAVRGDWSGVSKVMQEGMLRAVLSGKGPNGAVEFARYYISEVRSKAVPFRDFIIWKALTKPVEEYEVKAPHVEAAKRLLADGIGLNPGDEVGYVIIKGSGKIHERARPYSYATIEDVDTEYYINNQLIPVASRILSIFGIAGERVLGTNAEGLKGFSASPSLSERPPTSSSP encoded by the coding sequence TTGCCAAATGTCAAATTCTGGCTATTGGATATAAACGATGTCCTAATCGATGGCGCACCTGTCATAAGGCTTTGGGGCATCGATGATGCGGGCAGGAGGGTCGTGATCTACGATAGGAATTTCTCCCCGAGCTTCTTCCTATTGGTAAATCCAAGCGAGGACCCGGCCCTGATCCTCGAGGAGGTAAGGAGGCTCTCCCGGGAATACGGCGGGATCTTGGACATCGGGCTCGAGAGAAGGAGGTATTTTGGGAGGGAGAGGGATGTCGTAAGGGTCGTTTTCAAGGATCATAACTCCCTGACAAAGGGCGCAGAGGCACTCTCCAAAGCCAAGGGAGTGGAAGCCGTTCTCGAGGACGATATCCGCTTTTCAATGAAATATATGATCGATGGGGACGTGCAGCCTTGCTCGTGGCATGAGGTCGAGGCCCGGGAGGGCCCGATTGAATCGGGCGTTCGGATCGATCGGGCCTACGAAGCCGTTTCGTCCCCGAGGGCCGAGTCCCAAGGGGATAGGCCGAGCCTTGGATCCTTGGCCTTCTCAATCCTTTGCCCGGGATCGAGGGGATCGCCTCGGCCATCAACGGACCCAGTGAGGGGCATCTTCGTTAAAAGTGGATCCGGTGAGGAGCGGGTCTTCCTCGCCGAGGGCGAGGATGATTCCAGCGCCATAGAGAGTTTCTCCGAGCTCATCAAGGAGGAGGATCCGGATTTGATCGTTGGCTTCGGGAGTGCTCGGTTCGATTGGCCCTACCTAATGGAGCGGGCCAAGCTCAAGGGGATTCCCTTAAGGGTGGGGAGGGGCGGGGAGCTTCCTCATAGAAGCGTTTACGGCCATATATCGATCACGGGAAGGGCCAACTTGGACCTCCTGAATTTGATGGATGATATCCCGGAGGTCAAACAGAGGGCCTTGAGCGGCCTCGCCGAGTTCCTCGGCGTTGTTGAAAGGGGGGAAATCATGGATCCGGATGAGGTGGAGCTGGCGAGGGAATGGAGGAGCGCAGAGGGGCGGGAGCGCTTAAGGGAACATTTCGCAAAAAGGACCGATGTCTTAATGAAGTGCTATGAGGCCCTCTTGGATTTCGCGACCGCTCTTTCCAACATAACCGGATTGCCCTTGGATCAGGCGGCGGCCGCCGCCGTGGGGTTCAGGGTCGATTCGATCATGATGAGGGGGGCCCGCATGATTGGGGAGATCATACCGAAAAGGAAGGAGCGGCCGCACGTTGCTTATAAGGGGGGCATGGTTCTACAGCCGAAGCCCGGGCTTCATGAGAACATCGTGGTCTTGGATTTCAAATCCATGTATCCCAACCTGATGATGTCTTACAACATATCTCCTGACACATATTGCCCTCCCGGGGAGGATTGCGGCGATGTCTTTGAAATCCCCGAGGTTGGGCATAGGTTCAGGAAGGATAAGGAGGGGCTATATAGAGTCGTGCTCTCCAAGCTGATGAGGGAGAGGGAGAAGATCAAGGGTGAGTTGAGGGGGATCCCGAGAGGGGATCCTTCTTATAAGGCCTTGGCCGAAAGGGAGAGAGCCGTGAAGGTTCTCCTCAATGCGTGTTATGGATATTCGGGATGGACTGGGGCGAGATGGTATTCGAAAGAGGTCGCGGAATCTGCAGCCGCGTTGGGCAGGGCCACGATAAAGAGGGCCATTGAAGTGGCGATGGAATTGGGGCTTGAACCCATATATGGCGATACGGATTCTATATTCCTAAAGAACGATGCAAAAATCGAGGGATATGTGAGGAAGGTTATGAGGGAAACGGGGGTTGAGATAAAGATCGATAAAATATACAAAAGGATCCTCTTCATGGAATCCAAAAAGAGGTACGCGGGATTGTTGGAAAACGGCGATCTGGACGTGGTGGGTTTGGAGGCCGTGAGGGGCGATTGGTCCGGGGTGTCGAAGGTCATGCAGGAGGGGATGCTGAGGGCCGTATTGAGCGGGAAGGGGCCTAATGGGGCTGTGGAGTTCGCGCGATACTATATAAGCGAGGTTAGGTCAAAGGCCGTCCCCTTCCGAGACTTCATAATTTGGAAGGCTCTAACGAAGCCGGTGGAGGAGTATGAGGTCAAAGCCCCACACGTGGAGGCTGCGAAGAGGCTACTGGCCGATGGAATAGGGCTGAACCCCGGCGATGAGGTGGGCTATGTAATAATCAAGGGTTCGGGGAAGATCCATGAGAGAGCTAGGCCATACTCTTACGCTACAATCGAAGACGTGGACACCGAATACTACATAAATAACCAGCTGATACCGGTAGCTTCTAGAATCTTATCCATATTTGGAATAGCTGGGGAGCGAGTGTTGGGAACGAATGCCGAGGGGTTAAAGGGCTTCTCGGCCTCGCCAAGCCTCAGCGAGCGACCTCCGACATCGTCATCACCTTGA
- the dnaG gene encoding DNA primase DnaG — MVSPSQPTFSHKYVIKAKFEVEGVVEKPDVIGAIFGQTEGLFGSDLDLRELQKSGRIGRIEITLKSEKDKTTGTIIIPSSLDRVSTAIIAAALESVDRIGPCESKIVLDKVEDVREEKRKAIMEKAKEILKKWIIETTPSTEEILKEVSEAIRQAEVIEYGPEKLPAGPEVDSGSLIIVEGRADVINLLKCGIKNVIGVEGTKIPQTVIELAKNKETTAFLDGDRGGDLILKELLQVADIDYVARAPPGKEVEELTPKEIMKALRDRVPVERIKEAESTAPASRVAMVELPEKVLEAIKELRGTLEALLYDESWNELERIPVSELAEKLKASEGVRAIVFDGVVTQRLLDLAEEKGVKTLIGDRISDLAKRPLEVKVMTMSEVAR, encoded by the coding sequence ATGGTAAGTCCATCTCAACCGACCTTTTCCCATAAATACGTTATAAAGGCGAAATTCGAGGTGGAGGGAGTAGTCGAGAAGCCGGATGTGATAGGAGCCATATTCGGCCAAACCGAGGGACTATTCGGCTCCGACCTCGACCTCAGGGAACTCCAGAAGAGCGGTAGGATAGGGAGGATCGAGATAACCCTCAAATCCGAGAAGGACAAGACCACCGGGACGATAATCATACCATCCAGCTTGGATAGGGTTTCGACAGCCATAATCGCGGCCGCCCTCGAGAGCGTCGATAGGATCGGGCCCTGCGAGTCCAAAATAGTCCTTGATAAAGTGGAGGACGTCAGGGAGGAGAAGCGCAAGGCCATCATGGAAAAGGCCAAGGAGATACTGAAGAAGTGGATAATCGAAACGACCCCTAGCACGGAGGAAATACTCAAGGAGGTCTCCGAGGCGATAAGGCAGGCGGAGGTGATAGAATACGGCCCAGAAAAATTGCCGGCAGGCCCGGAGGTCGATAGCGGATCTCTCATAATAGTTGAAGGCCGCGCCGATGTGATAAACCTCCTGAAGTGCGGGATAAAGAACGTCATAGGGGTGGAGGGGACAAAGATCCCACAGACGGTCATAGAGCTCGCGAAGAATAAGGAAACGACGGCGTTCCTCGATGGGGACAGGGGAGGCGACTTGATCCTGAAGGAGCTCCTCCAAGTGGCGGATATAGACTATGTGGCGAGGGCCCCCCCGGGCAAGGAGGTGGAAGAGCTCACGCCGAAGGAAATAATGAAGGCGTTGAGGGATAGGGTCCCGGTCGAAAGGATCAAGGAGGCCGAATCAACCGCCCCTGCCTCCCGAGTTGCGATGGTGGAGTTGCCGGAGAAGGTGCTGGAGGCAATTAAGGAATTGCGAGGAACACTGGAGGCCCTGCTTTACGACGAATCTTGGAACGAGCTGGAGCGGATCCCGGTCAGCGAGTTGGCCGAGAAGTTGAAGGCATCGGAGGGGGTTAGGGCCATAGTGTTCGACGGTGTGGTGACCCAGAGGCTCTTGGATCTAGCGGAGGAGAAAGGGGTCAAGACGCTGATCGGGGACAGGATTTCCGATTTGGCCAAACGCCCGTTGGAGGTCAAGGTGATGACGATGTCGGAGGTCGCTCGCTGA
- the gap gene encoding type I glyceraldehyde-3-phosphate dehydrogenase: protein MGLKVGINGFGRIGRVFFRCALKYGLDAEIVAVNDITDPRTLAHLLKYDSVHGVLDSEVKYSKDSITVDGREIKVFSRRDPGELPWSDLGVDVVIESSGLFTKRVDASKHLKAGAKKVIISAPSEDADVTIVFGVNEKAYDHAKHQVISLASCTTNCLAPVVKVLNDEFGVKHALMSTAHAYTNDQRILDLPHKDLRRARAGALSIIPTTTGAAIATTLVLPELRGKIHGIALRVPVPNGSLVDLVAELKKEATAEAINEAFKRASEGPMKGILEYTEDPIVSVDCIGNPHSSIVDGASTMVMDGTMAKVLAWYDNEWGYSCRIVDMVRLLSKEMG from the coding sequence TTGGGCCTGAAGGTTGGGATAAACGGGTTCGGGAGGATCGGGAGGGTCTTCTTCAGATGTGCCCTGAAATATGGCCTCGACGCTGAGATAGTGGCGGTAAACGATATCACCGATCCAAGGACCCTCGCGCACCTCTTGAAGTATGACTCGGTCCATGGCGTGCTGGATTCCGAGGTCAAATATTCCAAGGATTCGATAACGGTCGATGGGAGGGAGATAAAGGTCTTCTCGCGAAGGGATCCCGGGGAGCTACCTTGGTCGGATTTGGGCGTTGATGTAGTCATTGAGTCGAGCGGATTGTTCACCAAAAGGGTCGATGCCTCGAAGCACCTGAAGGCGGGCGCCAAGAAGGTGATCATATCGGCGCCCTCCGAGGATGCCGATGTGACCATAGTCTTCGGGGTGAATGAGAAAGCCTACGACCATGCCAAGCATCAGGTGATATCGTTGGCATCCTGCACGACAAACTGCCTCGCGCCCGTGGTCAAGGTCCTGAACGATGAGTTTGGCGTGAAGCATGCGCTGATGAGCACCGCCCATGCTTACACGAACGACCAAAGGATCTTGGACCTTCCCCACAAGGACCTTAGGAGGGCTAGGGCCGGCGCGCTCTCCATAATACCGACCACCACCGGGGCCGCGATCGCGACCACCCTCGTCCTCCCGGAATTAAGAGGCAAGATCCATGGAATCGCGCTAAGGGTTCCAGTCCCAAATGGATCCTTGGTGGACCTAGTAGCCGAGCTTAAAAAGGAGGCTACCGCTGAGGCTATAAACGAGGCCTTCAAAAGGGCTTCCGAAGGGCCAATGAAAGGCATATTAGAATATACGGAGGATCCCATTGTTTCCGTGGATTGCATAGGCAACCCGCATTCCTCCATCGTGGACGGCGCGTCCACGATGGTCATGGATGGCACCATGGCCAAGGTATTGGCTTGGTATGACAATGAATGGGGCTACTCGTGCAGGATAGTGGATATGGTTAGATTGCTCTCCAAGGAGATGGGTTGA
- a CDS encoding toprim domain-containing protein produces the protein MKSRDNSPLGRKYVRIGKILERIASAGGDSVIIVEGRKDEESLRRLGITGNIYKLKSSRIGFREFPAIIGPYKEAIILTDFDREGEELAIRIQRELAPLKVRANCSLWNQLRGLVSSDIKSVEDLADYLKKMELELRS, from the coding sequence TTGAAATCACGCGATAATTCCCCCTTGGGAAGGAAGTACGTCAGGATCGGGAAGATCTTGGAAAGGATAGCCTCCGCCGGAGGCGATTCCGTAATAATAGTGGAGGGGAGGAAGGACGAGGAATCCTTGAGGCGCCTCGGGATAACCGGGAATATATACAAGCTCAAATCCTCGAGGATCGGGTTTAGGGAATTCCCCGCTATCATCGGGCCATATAAAGAAGCCATAATATTGACCGATTTCGATAGGGAAGGGGAGGAGCTGGCGATCAGGATCCAAAGGGAACTGGCCCCATTGAAGGTCAGGGCCAATTGCTCCCTTTGGAACCAGCTCAGGGGCTTGGTTTCATCGGATATAAAATCCGTGGAGGATTTGGCCGATTATTTAAAAAAGATGGAGTTGGAGCTCCGCTCCTAG
- a CDS encoding tyrosine--tRNA ligase: MHIGMGLVCGSKIKDFIRAGFEFIIFLADWHSWINNKFGGDMEKIRMCGDYFKHCFTAIGIPEDKVKYIWASDLVGDSSYWEKVIKVAKGASLNRIFRALPIMGRDMAARNLETAALLYPCMQVADIFHMGVDVACAGIDQRKAHMLARDSAQKLGFKEPACVHTPLLMGLSGPERRMEGKFDEDPSTDLKIGSKMSKSIPQSSIFVHDDPGTISSKIRGAYCPPKVPDNNPVMEIVRLIIMPELGRFDLERSKEYGGPMSFYEYSDLRKSYSAGEIHPLDLKNSVSAALSKILEPVRSYFESNPAPLRRMMEVEITR; encoded by the coding sequence ATGCACATAGGCATGGGCCTCGTATGCGGATCGAAGATAAAGGACTTCATAAGGGCCGGTTTCGAGTTCATAATATTCTTGGCGGATTGGCACTCTTGGATTAACAACAAATTCGGGGGCGATATGGAGAAGATAAGAATGTGTGGCGATTACTTCAAGCATTGCTTCACAGCGATCGGCATACCGGAGGACAAGGTCAAATATATATGGGCATCCGACCTCGTGGGAGACTCGAGCTATTGGGAGAAGGTCATAAAAGTCGCGAAAGGAGCATCCTTGAACAGGATATTCAGGGCCCTCCCCATAATGGGGAGAGACATGGCTGCGAGGAACCTCGAAACCGCGGCCCTGCTATACCCCTGCATGCAAGTGGCCGATATATTCCACATGGGCGTTGATGTAGCATGCGCTGGGATTGATCAAAGGAAGGCACATATGCTCGCTAGGGACTCGGCTCAGAAGCTGGGTTTCAAAGAGCCCGCATGCGTCCACACACCCCTCCTAATGGGGCTCTCCGGACCCGAGAGGAGGATGGAGGGCAAGTTCGATGAGGACCCATCCACCGACCTCAAGATAGGCTCCAAGATGTCCAAAAGCATCCCACAAAGTTCCATATTTGTGCATGACGACCCCGGCACGATATCCTCCAAGATAAGGGGCGCTTATTGCCCGCCAAAGGTCCCCGATAATAACCCAGTGATGGAGATCGTTAGGTTGATAATAATGCCGGAGCTTGGGCGATTCGATCTGGAGAGGTCTAAGGAATATGGAGGACCGATGAGCTTTTATGAATATTCCGATCTGCGGAAATCCTACTCCGCCGGTGAGATCCATCCGCTCGACCTCAAGAACTCTGTCAGCGCTGCCCTCTCCAAGATCCTCGAGCCCGTGAGATCGTACTTCGAATCCAATCCGGCCCCCCTCAGGAGGATGATGGAGGTTGAAATCACGCGATAA
- the pheT gene encoding phenylalanine--tRNA ligase subunit beta, translated as MPTITINLNDLNSLLGRELSLGEFREIVFPLKCGQVESVMGSEITLEVSHDRPDLFSVEGIARELKGILGIETGLPRYELGESGFKVFVDRSIEPIRPFISCAVVREVKLSEEAIVQAMQLQEKLHLAHGRRRRKVSIGIHDIREIAEEIHYSAKRPDEIRFMPLGEDREMDGEEILELTLKGKEYGHIIRGLPGYPLLYDREGKVLSMPPIINGVVTKVTERTKDILIDVTGTDKEAVECIAKIMATSLCERGGRLETVEIIGPTGAFVGPDLSPLEMSLDVEMASKLLGLELSAESISESLRRMRYEAIPKGDEVVVLAPPYRVDILHPIDLIEDIAIGIGYGKLEPEPPSVPTKGRELPLSIISRKIRDLMIGFGFQEVVSYMMTSKAILFDRMCLREGEVVEVGNPLTAEYSVLRNWLLPSLLNFLSHNRHVAYPQRVFECGDVVSVDMAKPTRTRATRKLAAVICDFRASYEDAQAVVYSLLRNMGLGQPEAREVRHPSFIRGRVAEIFVAGDSLGILGEIHPEVLNNFGLEYPTSAFELDVSKIMEFKRLK; from the coding sequence ATGCCGACCATAACGATAAACCTGAATGACCTAAACTCCCTCTTGGGTAGGGAGCTCTCGCTTGGGGAATTTCGAGAGATAGTCTTCCCTCTGAAATGCGGCCAAGTGGAGAGCGTGATGGGATCCGAAATAACCCTTGAGGTCAGCCACGATAGGCCGGACCTATTCAGCGTTGAGGGGATCGCAAGGGAGCTTAAAGGAATTCTCGGGATAGAAACGGGCTTGCCGAGATATGAGTTGGGGGAAAGCGGGTTTAAGGTATTCGTTGATCGATCGATCGAGCCGATTAGGCCATTCATATCCTGCGCCGTCGTAAGGGAGGTCAAATTGAGCGAAGAGGCGATCGTACAGGCCATGCAACTTCAAGAGAAATTGCACTTGGCCCATGGGAGGAGGAGGCGCAAAGTTTCCATAGGGATACACGACATCAGGGAGATAGCCGAGGAGATTCATTATTCCGCCAAGAGGCCCGATGAAATAAGGTTCATGCCGCTGGGCGAGGATAGGGAAATGGATGGGGAGGAGATATTGGAGCTCACCCTCAAGGGGAAGGAGTATGGGCATATAATAAGGGGCCTACCGGGATACCCCCTCCTTTACGATAGGGAGGGAAAGGTCCTCTCCATGCCGCCTATAATAAATGGTGTAGTGACCAAGGTTACCGAAAGGACGAAGGACATCCTCATAGATGTGACAGGTACCGATAAGGAGGCAGTGGAGTGCATAGCGAAGATAATGGCAACGAGCCTTTGCGAGAGGGGGGGAAGATTGGAAACGGTGGAAATAATCGGCCCTACTGGCGCGTTCGTCGGGCCGGACTTGAGCCCCTTGGAAATGAGCTTGGATGTAGAGATGGCCTCAAAACTCCTCGGGCTCGAGCTCTCGGCCGAATCAATCTCCGAATCCCTCAGGAGGATGAGGTATGAAGCGATTCCAAAGGGCGATGAAGTGGTAGTCCTAGCGCCTCCCTATAGGGTGGATATACTCCACCCGATAGATCTCATCGAGGACATCGCTATAGGGATCGGATACGGGAAACTCGAGCCCGAACCCCCTTCAGTCCCAACCAAGGGGAGGGAGTTGCCCCTTTCGATCATTTCGCGTAAGATTAGGGATCTCATGATCGGATTTGGGTTCCAAGAGGTCGTTAGCTATATGATGACCAGCAAGGCCATCTTGTTCGATAGAATGTGCTTGAGGGAAGGAGAGGTTGTGGAGGTGGGAAATCCCTTGACGGCTGAGTATTCCGTCCTCAGGAATTGGCTCCTCCCATCCCTCCTGAACTTCCTGAGCCATAATAGGCATGTGGCCTATCCGCAAAGGGTTTTCGAATGCGGCGACGTCGTATCGGTCGATATGGCGAAGCCCACTAGGACTAGGGCCACAAGGAAGCTCGCCGCCGTCATATGCGATTTCAGGGCCAGCTATGAAGACGCGCAGGCCGTCGTCTACTCCCTCCTGAGGAATATGGGACTCGGCCAACCGGAGGCGAGGGAGGTGCGGCACCCGAGCTTCATAAGGGGCAGGGTCGCCGAGATTTTCGTAGCTGGGGACTCACTTGGGATCTTGGGCGAAATACATCCCGAGGTACTGAACAACTTCGGCTTGGAGTATCCCACATCGGCGTTCGAGCTAGATGTTTCGAAGATAATGGAGTTCAAAAGGCTTAAGTAG